The sequence CTTGGCCTACAAGGGAGATCACTGAAAATTTGACGGTAACTTTTTCTTCTACTCCTTTCCTGGATTATTATTATTATGCTAATATAATGCCCCTGTAATCATTAATTCGCGTTGCGCTCATTTCAGATTGAAGTGCACCTTCCAAATGGTCGGACTGTCACTGGCTGGATAGAGCATCCTGGGAGATATGTTGATTTTTTAATCGTCAATGTCAAGGACTTGTCTGTATTTGATGTCGCGCGTGTAAGTCTTGATTGTGACATGCAGTTTGAACCTTATAGGAAGGTAGCAGCTGTATGGCGCAATTTCAGTTCAGGACTTTTAGGGGCCACAAGCGGAGTAGATCTTGCCTCTCTAAGCGCTCTAACCAGTGAGACAATGTTCAGCACATGCCAGATCAACAAGGTGAGCTCCTGTTGTACAGTTGAAACAAATATCTGTCTGTTGGTATCAGTGGCTTTATAGCATATTCTATCATTGTATGCACTGACACATATCCTTAGTTTCAGACATGATGAATAGCATTTTCCCTGTGTAACTTCATTGTCACTTTTGTGCTAGGCTGGGATTGGAGGCCCCCTTGTTGATTTTGATGGTAACTTTGTTGGGATGAACTGCTCTCGTACCAGAAGGAAAAAGACCCCCTACGTGCGAAGGGAGCAAATCCTTCAATTCTTGGAGTATTACAGGATGGTCAGGTATGTACACTTTCAGTATTCATGAACCACCCTTCTCTGTTTGGCCTGTCCATGCGTCTCTCTTACTGCATCCTGTACTACTCCCTTTTTTTATTTGAGTTTGTGTAAGGTGTATCATTCTGAAAGCCAAACAGCAGCTTCTGATGTTGATGAGTTTATTCCAAAAAACTGCCCCACTAGTATTTTTTATACCTGTGTGTTTTTTCTTAATAATTTAAGTCTGTACTGTACTAAATTAAGGTCGTTATTTTAATGCTGGCATTAATATATATTTCTGGTACACTCGAACTTACATTTAAGAAGACCCGTGGGGAAATTGTTTAAGATTTTCAGAAATTTCTCTGCTGTGAAATTTCTGTAACTAATTTGCTCCCTTGTTCTGTATTTCCCTTGTTTAATAGCTCAGTTTCTGTATGGTCTTTGGCATCTTGTCTTTGTGGATTTATCACAGTGAGCTTTCTACATTGTGCTGCAGTGTTAGAGCTAAGGAAGAGATTGATGATGCTGAAGAACCCGGAATCGAAAGTGAGATGAAACAACTACTTTGCAGCATTCCAGGAGGTGAGCAAAATTATTTCATAGGATATTGACCTTATGTCCAGCATAATGCAGCCCCTGGACGCAAGAGGCGTGGCTGTGCCTTTTCGACGAGATGGGAAATCAGAATCATTTCCTCTTGCTTAGATAGTTCCTCATAGTGGGTCCTCCTTGTATAGAAGTCTAACAATCCAACAAATAACCAATCGAAGGTTTCAGCTCTAATTGGTTACATGGCCAAGCTGAAAGATATCTCCCAATTTTAGTTGATAAACAACCTAACTGGGAGATTTTCAATTTGAATTTTAAACGATTTAACTGGGTGATTATTGGGATACCGTCTACTAACTTCGTGGACCTTGCAACTAGCATACACTGTACCTGTGTTGCTGAGTAGTTCCTTATGTTTCACATGCACACTTTTAATACTTTATCAAGCAATTTTAACTTGTGTATCGTGCTAGGCAAGCGTAAGATTCATTTTCTTGAAGCAAATTTCGTCGACGATATCTGGAGTAAACTACCCAAAGGCGTTGCTTCAAAAATGTCTCGAAGTGTTGTCTCACTTGCTTCATTCAATGGTGATGGTTCTGTTGTAGTCATTACTTTTCCATGTTTTAATAAGTGGGTGATGATTAATAACTGAATGATTATCTGTGTAGGAGTTGCAAAATTCTTTGCTTGCACTGGTGTATTTATAAAGTGCAATGCATGCTCTGCAACAATTCTGACTTCAGCAAGTTTGGTTAGAGTTTCTGGTGATGCAAACAGGATTGATGATAACCTGAGGGTTGTTACtgctattttctgttttttttgttttttttcctttccattTAGGATACTGGTTAACATGACCTTATTATTGCAGATTGAAGTTTGCCTTCCAAACCAATTTCGAGTCGTAGGGATACTGAAACGTTATAATTTACATTACAACGTTGCTCTTGTTGACATCATGGGGTACTGGGGTCCTCGTGAAATAAAAATTGGCAGGCATCTAGTTACCTCATGTAAAAGTGTAATAGCTGTGGGGCGTCTTTTTACTTATCACAGTATAATGGCTGCAAAGGGCAAGTTGTTGATTGGCAAACGAAGCAAGCTCGATTGCAAAGAACTATGCGTCTCCACGTGTAAAATCACCAAGGTATCTCGTTTGGACTTATCCAGTATCTTCAACACGGTGAAAATTTATTAGCAACGGAATTGTAACATAAGCCTTGTATGATGTTGCTTTTGTTTTGCTAGGCTGGGATTGGAGGCCCACTTATTGACACTGGTGGGAATTTTCTTGGTATGAACTTTTACCATGAGGAAGAAACTCCGTTCCTGCCGAGGGATGTTATTCACCGCCTCTTGTTGAACTTAAATAAAGGAtggtatgtcttcttgtttacaCTTGGTATTTTTCTGGCAAAATATCTGCTCCTCTGTAAACAGATGTAAGACGTTTTAGTAAAAAGAAATTGTGTGTACTTGTAGGACTAGGGCAGATGAGACTATTGTTGAGGGTGACGAAAAGAGGTATTCTTTCTTACTCATCATGATACCATACAATACCGTACATTGTTTCAGATAAATGTATGTTCAGTAACTTGTATGGTTTCTGAAATGTGGTTACTCAACAACAGATGGCTGTTGGCTGGTACATGTTGGTCCCATGGAAATGCCGAGGGTGGTGTCAACAAGTATTCTTTCTTACATTTGTTTTATACTATCTAGTATACATTGGTTATTCTTGTTAAAATCTTTTCACTTATTTGTATACTTTCTTTTTACTCATGACAGGTGGCCGTTGCCCGAGCCATGTGTGCTCCCTGCTGATATACCTGACCCTAGTACACTGGATTTCTACAAGCTGGATAGGATGCAGTGTGCTTTTTAGTCCTGCTACTGCTCGTGGTATGGATTTCTACAAGCTGGATAGGAGGCAGTGTGCTTTTTAGTCCTGCTACTGCTCGTGGTAATCGATAATGTGTTCATGTTGGTTGGCTGTCTGACGTCCACTCCAGTCTTTGTGTTGCACGATGAATGTAAATGAGTCATGTCTAAACAgtgaagtactacctccgtcccataatgtgaGACACTTTTGTAAGCTATGTTCTTGTGACATGGAAGAAAGTTGACACTATCTACAAACCATATCGATGAATGATAGCAGAGACCTGAATAATTTGCTACAAAAAGTTGAATCCATCAATCAACCAAGTAAAGCAGCTTGAGTTTGTATCACCACCTCTGTTATTTGCGCAATGCAATCTCAAATGTAccacttctactccctccgttcggaattacttgtctcagaaatggatgtatctagaactaaaatacgtctagatacgtctatttctgcgacaagtaattccgaacagagggagtagtatttt comes from Triticum aestivum cultivar Chinese Spring chromosome 5B, IWGSC CS RefSeq v2.1, whole genome shotgun sequence and encodes:
- the LOC123113014 gene encoding uncharacterized protein isoform X1: MMMKNKRRMGVHEKQRPCKKVIRPTLDGTSSARSDSSREPSPGALSQLSEQVVSRLCRSVVSLASFHGDTKLGECTGICIETSCPDATSFLTSRLLIPLTWPTREITENLTIEVHLPNGRTVTGWIEHPGRYVDFLIVNVKDLSVFDVARVSLDCDMQFEPYRKVAAVWRNFSSGLLGATSGVDLASLSALTSETMFSTCQINKAGIGGPLVDFDGNFVGMNCSRTRRKKTPYVRREQILQFLEYYRMVSVRAKEEIDDAEEPGIESEMKQLLCSIPGGKRKIHFLEANFVDDIWSKLPKGVASKMSRSVVSLASFNGVAKFFACTGVFIKCNACSATILTSASLVRVSGDANRIDDNLRIEVCLPNQFRVVGILKRYNLHYNVALVDIMGYWGPREIKIGRHLVTSCKSVIAVGRLFTYHSIMAAKGKLLIGKRSKLDCKELCVSTCKITKAGIGGPLIDTGGNFLGMNFYHEEETPFLPRDVIHRLLLNLNKGWTRADETIVEGDEKRWLLAGTCWSHGNAEGGVNKWPLPEPCVLPADIPDPSTLDFYKLDRMQCAF
- the LOC123113014 gene encoding uncharacterized protein isoform X2, which produces MMMKNKRRMGVHEKQRPCKKVIRPNGTSSARSDSSREPSPGALSQLSEQVVSRLCRSVVSLASFHGDTKLGECTGICIETSCPDATSFLTSRLLIPLTWPTREITENLTIEVHLPNGRTVTGWIEHPGRYVDFLIVNVKDLSVFDVARVSLDCDMQFEPYRKVAAVWRNFSSGLLGATSGVDLASLSALTSETMFSTCQINKAGIGGPLVDFDGNFVGMNCSRTRRKKTPYVRREQILQFLEYYRMVSVRAKEEIDDAEEPGIESEMKQLLCSIPGGKRKIHFLEANFVDDIWSKLPKGVASKMSRSVVSLASFNGVAKFFACTGVFIKCNACSATILTSASLVRVSGDANRIDDNLRIEVCLPNQFRVVGILKRYNLHYNVALVDIMGYWGPREIKIGRHLVTSCKSVIAVGRLFTYHSIMAAKGKLLIGKRSKLDCKELCVSTCKITKAGIGGPLIDTGGNFLGMNFYHEEETPFLPRDVIHRLLLNLNKGWTRADETIVEGDEKRWLLAGTCWSHGNAEGGVNKWPLPEPCVLPADIPDPSTLDFYKLDRMQCAF